One window from the genome of Xiphophorus hellerii strain 12219 chromosome 16, Xiphophorus_hellerii-4.1, whole genome shotgun sequence encodes:
- the LOC116735256 gene encoding uncharacterized protein LOC116735256: protein MAKFSGSSPGLCVALLLLLTSASAVQVLNNINDLKKLNFGLSVPKHSLLLLHWFANEVDIDNNNIIRLTFDPDEGDYGSHHYGNYERLLDPLPHGNVRYRYFTVGNLNQDSSSDLPSYVVHPRIEYEGRNRDRIIFRVREQNVGRQAGHVIDRVYITQHFETSDNQGTRYDPDHTYQITTSLLRQISQFSVEMNDLNTLTNLRDNVRSNADYSQLREIRNLWGDLACLGLFLFIIIQEKYCSNQQPNNRRQPSVRRNTQPDYVVSIPESRPSRPNRSSEVSIRIPHHYSSDSDMTLQVVTDSKGRARIIWRNVPVNNYKSGLMVALYRSDEDEEPLTYKSVRNAKSGTYDTSVPLNEGLQVRLHEVVTVCFFWSRAGVEIHRGPEFKNPTAAVTIKGYNASLQLFAKDGKACARLYVKTSFTDWTSQFKDSWIGFYTSADKSTNNYEWWQWQWAKKFEQKTDLHSCLDTVVYEYCSNMTIAPGVQARFILKDNEEKARTPGWK, encoded by the coding sequence ATGGCGAAGTTCTCAGGATCAAGTCCAGGTCTGTGTGTGGCTCTGCTACTTCTCCTGACCTCAGCATCAGCAGTGCAAGTCCTCAACAACATCAATGACTTGAAGAAACTCAACTTTGGCTTGTCTGTGCCAAAACATAGTCTTTTGCTCCTGCACTGGTTTGCCAATGAAGTTGACATTGacaataacaatattataaGGCTAACATTTGACCCTGATGAAGGCGATTACGGCTCACATCACTATGGAAACTATGAAAGGCTTTTGGATCCATTGCCTCATGGAAACGTCAGATATCGATACTTTACTGTTGGTAATCTCAATCAAGATTCGTCGTCTGATCTCCCATCTTACGTTGTCCATCCACGAATTGAATATGAGGGAAGAAACAGAGATCGGATCATATTCAGAGTAAGGGAGCAGAATGTCGGACGGCAGGCTGGGCATGTAATAGACAGAGTCTATATCACGCAGCATTTTGAGACATCAGATAATCAAGGGACAAGGTATGATCCAGACCATACATACCAGATCACTACCAGCCTACTGAGACAGATCAGTCAATTTTCTGTGGAAATGAATGACTTGAACACACTGACAAACCTCAGAGATAACGTCAGAAGCAACGCTGATTATTCCCAACTGAGGGAGATTAGAAACTTATGGGGTGACCTTGCTTGTCTGGGCTTATTCTTGTTTATTATAATCCAGGAAAAGTACTGCTCTAACCAGCAACCCAACAACAGACGTCAGCCTTCTGTGAGAAGAAACACACAACCTGATTATGTTGTCAGCATCCCAGAGAGCAGACCAAGCAGACCAAATAGAAGCTCTGAGGTGTCCATAAGAATCCCTCATCATTACAGTAGTGATAGTGATATGACACTTCAGGTGGTGACAGATTCAAAAGGAAGAGCCAGAATAATTTGGAGAAATGTTCCAGTGAATAACTACAAAAGCGGTTTAATGGTTGCACTTTATAGGAGCGATGAGGACGAGGAACCACTTACTTATAAGTCTGTTAGAAATGCAAAATCAGGCACCTATGACACATCGGTACCACTGAATGAAGGCCTACAGGTCCGGCTTCATGAAGTGGTAACAGTATGCTTCTTTTGGTCCCGTGCTGGAGTGGAGATACACAGAGGTCCAGAGTTTAAGAATCCTACAGCAGCCGTTACTATAAAAGGCTACAATGCAAGCCTGCAACTTTTCGCAAAGGATGGCAAAGCTTGTGCACGCTTATATGTGAAAACCTCGTTCACTGATTGGACGTCTCAATTCAAAGACTCATGGATAGGCTTTTACACATCTGCAGATAAATCTACAAACAATTATGAATGGTGGCAGTGGCAATGGGCAAAGaaatttgaacagaaaactgATTTGCATAGCTGTCTGGACACTGTTGTTTATGAGTATTGCTCTAATATGACGATTGCTCCAGGAGTCCAAGCAAGATTTATACTGAAAGATAATGAAGAGAAAGCACGCACCCCCGGCTGGAAATGA